One window of the Paenibacillus beijingensis genome contains the following:
- a CDS encoding DUF4397 domain-containing protein, translating to MTPHDFTIMEWKKASLYGLLAQLYQSSNRDLHEHYNGLYIASVRKLADAVHAYGDPFSDRGSLVPAHGDPYMQAGFFPGFAHAAPLSGYNDPPYYPLQPGSFLPPNGPLAYPGGSYEPRPDTAVQAGMDAHPASGALNDPAPGAYGFPDSGAYRDPPFGASSFPAPGTAGTVSGTSAAYPFPPPYYPDGNQILKSFQAERPPAQFAAVPDAYAAMPGHGYGLLAGNAPPPGNEPLPLHAPVTKEPSARVRVLNACPGAPAFDVHAAGSQIAASLAYKSITDYIDVRPGACTFHWAEARRKLVRLTETVDLESGVSYTAAAAGGSPDEMRLCLFRDERSVADGCAKTRFIHLAPQEGGTDVMFRDGGTLYRNIEFAEASSYVTLAPLCADLQIMPTGSPRPLLESAAIEFAPGTVTTAIAVGIKGGNPPLETILLHDERGG from the coding sequence ATGACGCCGCACGACTTCACCATTATGGAATGGAAAAAAGCGAGCCTTTACGGCCTGCTTGCCCAGCTCTATCAATCTTCAAACCGCGATCTGCACGAACATTACAACGGACTGTACATCGCCAGCGTGCGCAAGCTTGCCGATGCGGTGCATGCTTACGGCGATCCGTTCAGCGACCGCGGCTCGCTTGTCCCGGCCCATGGCGATCCTTACATGCAAGCCGGGTTTTTCCCCGGGTTTGCGCATGCCGCCCCGCTGTCCGGTTATAACGATCCGCCCTACTATCCGCTGCAGCCCGGGAGCTTTCTTCCTCCCAACGGCCCGTTAGCTTATCCTGGCGGCTCTTATGAACCCCGTCCGGATACGGCCGTTCAAGCCGGTATGGACGCTCATCCGGCTTCCGGCGCTCTAAACGATCCCGCGCCCGGCGCTTACGGCTTTCCGGATTCCGGCGCTTACCGCGATCCGCCGTTCGGCGCTTCAAGCTTCCCTGCTCCGGGCACCGCCGGAACCGTATCCGGTACTTCTGCCGCCTATCCGTTTCCGCCGCCTTATTATCCCGACGGCAACCAGATATTGAAAAGCTTCCAGGCGGAGCGCCCGCCCGCCCAATTCGCCGCCGTACCCGACGCATATGCGGCAATGCCGGGTCACGGGTACGGGCTATTGGCGGGTAACGCGCCGCCGCCGGGCAATGAGCCGCTGCCGCTTCATGCTCCGGTCACAAAGGAGCCGTCCGCGCGGGTGCGTGTGCTGAATGCCTGTCCCGGCGCGCCGGCATTCGACGTCCATGCGGCCGGGTCGCAAATCGCCGCTTCGCTTGCTTATAAGAGCATCACCGATTATATCGACGTTCGTCCGGGCGCCTGCACCTTCCATTGGGCGGAAGCGCGGCGCAAGCTCGTCCGGCTGACGGAAACCGTCGATCTCGAGAGCGGCGTCTCTTACACGGCGGCGGCGGCCGGCGGTTCTCCGGACGAAATGAGGCTCTGTTTGTTCCGGGACGAACGGTCCGTCGCGGACGGATGCGCCAAAACGCGGTTCATTCATCTTGCTCCTCAGGAAGGCGGCACCGACGTCATGTTCAGGGACGGGGGCACGCTGTACCGCAACATCGAATTTGCCGAAGCGTCCTCTTATGTGACCCTTGCGCCGCTCTGTGCCGATTTGCAGATCATGCCCACCGGTTCCCCCCGGCCGCTGCTGGAATCGGCCGCCATCGAGTTTGCCCCCGGCACGGTCACAACCGCAATCGCGGTCGGAATCAAGGGCGGAAACCCGCCGCTGGAGACGATTTTGTTGCACGACGAGAGGGGAGGATGA